The Purpureocillium takamizusanense chromosome 11, complete sequence region tgggcctcgtcgtcgccaacaagGCCGTCACCaactttgacgacgaggaagcgcctcaggatgtcgccgtcgaggaggcccgcAAGGCCGTCGAAGCGACGAGCCTCGACAACGTGCCCAGCGCGAGCATGGCGACGCACCTCAGCAACCCTGCCATGCACAAGCGCGCTCCCGTCCAGCAGGCCATCGCCGACGTGCGCATGGCGACGCGGAAGCTGTTCGCCGAGTACCTCGACGCTCAGGGCTTCAACCAGTTCGAGCCGCCAtgcctcatcggcgccgcgtccgagGGCGGTGCCAACGTCTTCACCCTGCCTTACTTTGAGAAGAGCGCGTGTCTGGCGCAGTCGCCGCAGTTCTACAAGCAAATCGAGATTGCGGGCGGCCGCAAGCGCGTGTACTGCATCGGGCCCGTCTTCCGCGCCGAGAACTCTAACACGCCCAGACACATGACCGAGGTAGGGCTCACTCCTAACTAGATGGATGCATGACACCGATTGAGGGCTGTGATCGGTGGCGTGGGGCTCTTCTCTGCGAACGGCATGCTAACGGATGACAGTTCACCGGTCTCGATCTGGAAATGGAAATCGAGGACGACTACCACGAGGTGCGCGACAtgctcgagggcgtgctCCTCTACATATTCCGCGGCCTTGCCGAACGGTGCGCCGAGCAAATCGCGCTGATCCGCACCATCTACCCGTCCGAGGACTTTTTGCTCCCGGAGGCGGGCAAGGAGGTGCGCCTGACGTTCGCCGAGggccaggcgctgctgcgcgccgagggcccCGAGGAGTTCCGCAacgtcagcgacgacgaggacatgtcgacgccgcagGAAAAGGCGCTGGGGGCGATTGTGCGCAACAAGTACAAGACGGACTTTTACGTGCTCGACAAGTTCCCCGAGGGCGCGCGGCCCTTCTATGCGCTCGAGGACCCGGCGGACCCCAAGGTGACCAACGCCTTCGACTTCTTCATGCGCGGGCAGGAGATCCtgtcgggcgggcagcgtATCCAcgtgccgtcgctgctggaGGCGCGGATCCGCAAGAAGGGCATTGACCCGGCGAGCCCGGGCATTAAGGAGTACGTCGACGTGTTCAAGAGCGCGGGCGTGCCcccgcacggcggcggcggcatcggcctcgaccgcGTCGTGGCCTGGTACCTGAACCTGCCGAGCGTGCATCTGGCGAGCTACTACCCTCGCACGCCgaagcggctgctgccctgaGCGGAgtggggggaggagagggcggTGGGTGACGTATTCGAGGCTCGTAAAGGTGCATGGAGGAGCGTCTGTAGATGGAATGAGTGGAGACAAAGAGGCAGAGCCCGAGAGGAGGATCTTCAAGAAAAGCAGACTAGATAAAGGGTGATAGGACGCATACAGTGACTGCATCCTCGATGGGCTTTGTGCCTGATTAAACCACACCGGCCGAGAGACACATGTACAGCGTCTTTACGGAGATGACTGTGTGGCCCGTAGTATGTAGCCCCTACTCGGCAACGTCCGTTGTTGTTCCCCAGCGCGGCAACGTGAAGCACAGGCACAACAACGTTgcgtccctcctcctcctcctcctcctcctcctcctcctcctcctccatggcccATCCCTCCCTGAGAGATCCTAGGACGGCACGCCACGCCCCTAATCGGTGCGAAACGATACGATTACACTATGACGGGGCAGGCTCTCACTTTCCTCTCATGTCCTGCCGTTGCGTCGTCCTCACTGCTACGAGTTACTGCTTTTCTGTCCACCTTGCCCGCCCTGCCGGACTGTTCGAGGGTCCGGGAGgcaggagggcgagggcgcgatAGATCCATGGCCGGGATATGGTTGCTCCTGGTGCGCCGCGTGCCATCATgaggcaaggggggggggggtggctGTACCATCATGCAAGTGCCGGAAGTGGTGTATTCTACTCTCCGGGCGTCTTGCCGCGCCTTCCTTGGTACTGACTTTTTTTCGATCCCAAATTCCTTGTTTGAATTTCATTGCATTATATGGCATGCCAGGAGGTAGTCGatcccccccttctccttttcTTGGCCGTGACAAGATTTGATTTACGGTAACCAAGCCAAGCAGAAAGGGAGCGCCctccaacaacagcaacaaaCAGCCGTGCGCGCATCTCCGAGGCCATGTCTGGGCGACGGGCCCCCCCGTGACTTGAACCTGACCTGGAAAGCACAATCATCGCTACCGAAGAGCGAGATCTTGACTGTACATTTTTGAGGTTGACTGGCGTTGGCTCCCGCCGGCCATTTTCAAAGTCATGTTCACGTCGGTTGTGGttgcagcaccagcaccagaccgagctgctcctcaacCCCCACCCCTCTTTCCTGTGACCCAAGCCCGTCTGTCTGCTTGGCAAGGCGACTTGCCCCACGGAAGCAGCAGAAAGTTACGGCCAAGATGGACCCAACGCGGCGGACGGGAGGGCGGAGCCCCTGATGCAACGCCACGTTACCAGGTAGATGGTACCGTCACGCGCCTGCTTTCCTCAATGGGGAGTGCTAAGACGACTAGGATTATACTTTGCGCTACGTACGCACCGCGTACAAGCAGCCCCGGATCGGAGCATTTTGGTTGTGCACAAAGAAAAAGAGTGAAATCAAAAAGGGCGGCGTTTCGACTCTGGACCCTTTTGGGCTGAACCGATAATGGCCGAACGGGTTGCGCGCTTATGGTTGATGCGAGGTTGGACCATGATACCCGGCCGAAACCCTCATCATCGATCGCCTCTGCGCAGAGTGCATCATCTCCAATGACGCGCGTGCCTCGAGTCTTGAGGCTCGGGAGTCGTGCCCCGATCATTGGGCCTGTTGGTCTGCCCAGCCTCCGTACGTACACACTGCTGGCCGGGGGTTACAACGGGCGCCGTTTTCAAACAGAAACTTCTAGACTCCAGAGAAGTACGTAGCACAACGCGGCTGGACCGAGTCGAACGACGGGATTCAAGGTCCCATCCCACCCCGGGAGACGGATCCGAACACGCGCGTATCTGGCGCGCGTCGAtctctccctccttccccttGCCTTTATGCCATGACGCCAGTGTCAGTCAGTCGGGAGCTATCCCTGCCCATACGCGACGGCACCAGAGGATGCTATGCTGGGCGATGGTACGATCGACGTCGAAcagggtgggtggtggtccAGTCtgtcatcatcagcagctgCCTCGAGCCCATGGCAGTGGAGAGCCAAGaggcggcaccggcagcggTAGCGGTAGCGACAGGTAGCCCGGTACGCAAAACGCCAAGTCGCGATCCGACGTCGGGTCGCCCGTAGCCGCAGCGCGGTCTGGAGAAGGTGTCGAGGTGAGGTTCGTTGATGTTGGACGTCGCGACATGGAACATTATAAGGTTTGGGCCCCACCGGATACCAGGCAGTCagtgcgcgcggcgcgcctaGGCGGAGGGCGCGATCTGTCCCTCGAATGATGGATGGGGCCAGACAGGGCCAGACAGGCTCTTGGCCCTTGTCTTTCGGTATATCGACGTCACCACCTTGGCTTTGTGCGTGACTAGTagtggagagagagggcgCGTGGTCGGCTTCGTTGCTTCTACTACCGGCTTGGCTTTAGTACCTTAGTGCCTAGTAGTGCGAAGTACTACCTCTGGGTGAACTACTAACTAAGGTACTGGCTGCTGGTAGAGGCCAGAGTACCTAGGGCAGCGCGAACGGCGGCTGGCGGATGCcgcgtgccgacgacggcgcgggcattTGTGGgttggggcgggcggcagacAGATGCAaagccgccgcgcgggaAGGCGATGGATGGCGTGGCTGCCGCGGTGTTTTGCGTCGTTGAATTAAGGTACTGTAGGTAGTTGGCTGGCTGCGCATGGCGGCAATTGCACAACAGCCGAAACCCAAGGACATGCGATGCGGGACTGGTGGCCCGCCGTGCAAGGTACCAACACAACTTGCAATGCAATCCATGTTAGTACCGCCCGGGTGCGCCAACAGCCGCTGTAGCCGCGCGGTCTCCCGGGCCACCATCCCCGTCCGCTCAGAGGTACTTCGTGTACTGCACAGTACGGGCAGGTACCACATCCCAACTCAAATGGGCGGTCCAGCGCGCAGGCCGCATGGAACCAAGCTCCCAACACCATGGGCTGTCCACATGGTCCGTCGACtcactcatcatcatcatcatcaccatcagCGGTCCGCTGAAGGCTAACAGGGTTAgacatacgaagtactagTAGCAGGCTCCGTGCccatcggcgacgagccgttCTATGTCGAGGTGCCGCGGGCCCCCGGCCCAGCTGTGCGCGATCTTGCCGCCTCCCAGATGCTCCCGCCTCCTAAGTAACTACTAAACCTAGTAAGTTCCTTAGTGCCGGCCGGTAGCCATGGTCAGGCTcggcaggcggaggaggctATACATACTACACCATCTCGATCTACTGGAAGCCCGGCTTcactcgccgcccgcatcaTACTTTAGCCAAGGGGGGGTTACCGGAGAGCACAGGATCTGGATCGGTGGCTGCACTCGACGTGCCGAGGCATCGATGATGCCTTCCAGCATCAACGcaaggtacagtatacggAGGTACTGTCGAGTCGGGGG contains the following coding sequences:
- a CDS encoding Aspartate--tRNA ligase (COG:J~EggNog:ENOG503NUP6) is translated as MAADNPTPPPSQPEAAAAAAKPLAADDGAAAGEEGAGPSKKALKKAEAKAKKEAEKARRAAEHQAAQAAAKAAAGNTEDLAKDNYGEATHQTKVDAERVSLKKIGDEHLGKTIKVRGWVQNSRMQGAKMAFVELREERNWAIQGVVAASPEGKPVSRQMVKWIGGLNLESYVLIEGRVEKPLEPVKSVRVSNYELHISKCYLIAAGPEVLGMGLVVANKAVTNFDDEEAPQDVAVEEARKAVEATSLDNVPSASMATHLSNPAMHKRAPVQQAIADVRMATRKLFAEYLDAQGFNQFEPPCLIGAASEGGANVFTLPYFEKSACLAQSPQFYKQIEIAGGRKRVYCIGPVFRAENSNTPRHMTEFTGLDLEMEIEDDYHEVRDMLEGVLLYIFRGLAERCAEQIALIRTIYPSEDFLLPEAGKEVRLTFAEGQALLRAEGPEEFRNVSDDEDMSTPQEKALGAIVRNKYKTDFYVLDKFPEGARPFYALEDPADPKVTNAFDFFMRGQEILSGGQRIHVPSLLEARIRKKGIDPASPGIKEYVDVFKSAGVPPHGGGGIGLDRVVAWYLNLPSVHLASYYPRTPKRLLP